A single genomic interval of Mycobacterium sp. DL592 harbors:
- a CDS encoding acyl-CoA dehydrogenase, protein MSHYKSNVRDQEFNLFEVLGLDKVLGQGEYSDLDPDTVREMLAESARLNEGPIAASFVDGDRNPPVFDPNTHTVTLPESFKKSVQAFIDGGWDKVGVLESLGGMPMPRILVWAIHEHVLGANPAVWMYGGGAGFANILYHLGTDEQKKWAELAAERGWGATMVLTEPDAGSDVGAGRTKAVKQDDGSWHIDGVKRFITSADSDDLFENIFHLVLARPEGAGPGTKGLSLFFVPKFLFDPETGEPGERNGVFVTNVEHKMGLKVSATCELTMGQHGIPAKGWLVGEVHDGIAQMFDVIEQARMMVGTKAISTLSTGYLNALEYAKDRVQGADLTQMTDKAAPRVTITHHPDVRRSLMTQKAYAEGGRALYLYTASYQDAALAKAVHGVDAELAAKVNDLLLPIVKGCGSEQAYAKLTESLQTFGGSGFLQDYPVEQYIRDAKIDSLYEGTTAIQAQDFFFRKIVRDKGVALAHVAGQIGEFIKNESGNGRLKTERALLAKALEDVQAMAATMTGYLMAAQEDPQSIYKVGLASVRFLMSVGDLMTGWLLARQAAVAIAALDAGATGADRSFYEGKIAVASFFAKNMLPLLTSTRQVIETIDNEIMELDEAAF, encoded by the coding sequence GTGAGCCACTACAAGAGCAACGTGCGCGACCAGGAGTTCAACCTGTTCGAGGTACTTGGCCTGGACAAGGTCCTCGGCCAGGGCGAGTACAGCGATCTCGACCCCGACACGGTGCGCGAGATGCTCGCCGAGTCGGCCCGCCTGAACGAGGGACCCATTGCGGCCTCCTTCGTAGACGGTGATCGCAATCCCCCGGTCTTCGATCCCAACACCCACACCGTGACCCTGCCGGAGTCGTTCAAGAAGTCGGTTCAGGCGTTCATCGACGGCGGCTGGGACAAAGTCGGCGTTCTGGAGTCGCTCGGTGGCATGCCGATGCCCCGGATCCTGGTGTGGGCCATCCACGAGCACGTGCTCGGCGCGAACCCCGCGGTGTGGATGTACGGCGGCGGCGCCGGATTCGCCAACATCCTCTACCACCTCGGCACCGATGAACAGAAGAAGTGGGCCGAGCTGGCCGCCGAGCGCGGGTGGGGTGCCACCATGGTGCTCACCGAGCCGGACGCCGGATCTGACGTCGGCGCCGGCCGGACGAAGGCCGTCAAGCAGGACGACGGCTCGTGGCACATCGACGGTGTGAAGCGATTCATCACCTCGGCCGACTCAGATGACTTGTTCGAGAACATCTTCCACCTGGTGCTGGCCCGCCCCGAGGGCGCAGGCCCCGGCACCAAGGGGCTTTCGCTGTTCTTCGTGCCGAAGTTCCTGTTCGACCCCGAGACCGGCGAGCCGGGCGAGCGCAACGGCGTCTTCGTCACCAACGTCGAACACAAGATGGGGCTGAAGGTTTCGGCGACCTGCGAGCTGACCATGGGCCAGCACGGCATCCCGGCCAAGGGCTGGCTGGTCGGCGAGGTCCATGACGGCATCGCGCAGATGTTCGACGTCATCGAGCAGGCCCGAATGATGGTGGGCACCAAGGCCATCTCGACGCTGTCGACCGGCTACCTCAACGCCCTGGAATACGCCAAGGACCGGGTGCAGGGTGCCGACCTGACCCAGATGACCGACAAGGCCGCGCCGCGCGTCACGATCACCCATCACCCCGATGTGCGCCGCAGCCTGATGACCCAGAAGGCCTACGCCGAGGGCGGTCGCGCGCTGTACCTCTACACCGCCAGCTACCAGGATGCCGCACTGGCCAAGGCAGTTCACGGTGTCGACGCCGAGCTGGCCGCTAAGGTCAACGATCTGCTGCTGCCGATCGTCAAGGGCTGTGGCTCCGAGCAGGCCTACGCCAAGCTCACCGAGAGCCTGCAGACCTTCGGCGGTTCGGGCTTCCTGCAGGACTACCCGGTCGAGCAATACATCCGCGACGCCAAGATCGACTCGCTGTATGAGGGCACCACCGCCATCCAGGCCCAGGACTTCTTCTTCCGCAAGATCGTCCGCGACAAGGGCGTGGCACTGGCCCACGTGGCGGGCCAGATCGGCGAGTTCATCAAGAACGAGTCCGGCAACGGCCGCCTCAAGACCGAACGTGCGCTGCTGGCCAAGGCTCTGGAGGATGTCCAGGCCATGGCGGCAACGATGACCGGTTACCTGATGGCCGCGCAGGAGGACCCCCAGTCCATCTACAAGGTGGGCCTGGCCTCGGTGCGCTTCCTGATGAGCGTCGGCGATCTGATGACCGGCTGGCTGCTGGCGCGTCAGGCTGCGGTCGCCATCGCCGCGCTCGACGCGGGTGCCACCGGCGCCGATCGTTCCTTCTACGAGGGCAAGATCGCCGTCGCGTCGTTCTTCGCCAAGAACATGCTGCCGCTGCTGACGAGCACTCGTCAGGTGATCGAGACGATCGACAACGAGATCATGGAACTCGACGAAGCGGCCTTCTAA
- a CDS encoding PE-PPE domain-containing protein, which produces MGLVIALAAPANASTVLWVGGTSGSLGAVLSQIFNVNASLLGGAYADDTITTVNYPAAIWPVTGVLDPTLGVSVAAGVANVETAVAGLSVGALDSLVLIGTSQGAMVVQQVAADLNADLSVPSNTTFVLIADPNFGLFAHNGGTYVPIFDYTPITLPETRFHTVVVINQYDGFADPITQPWNMLTVLNAVMGIYYVHAVAHTTDLSTVPAANITTTTNSLGGTTTTYFVPTNFLPLTMPLRQLGVPKDIVDSIDAQLRPIIDQGYAPLPSTQPAASSVTAALTPTSSAQTPTTPSTPAGAGATARKKAQKQASSQGGSSAGGSRATGSSGRSRAD; this is translated from the coding sequence GTGGGGTTGGTTATCGCGCTGGCCGCACCAGCCAACGCGTCGACCGTCTTGTGGGTCGGGGGAACCAGCGGCTCGCTGGGCGCGGTGCTCTCCCAGATCTTCAACGTCAATGCCTCGCTGCTGGGCGGGGCCTATGCCGACGACACGATCACCACGGTCAACTATCCGGCGGCCATCTGGCCGGTCACCGGGGTGCTGGACCCGACACTGGGGGTCTCAGTGGCTGCCGGGGTCGCCAATGTGGAAACCGCCGTCGCCGGACTGAGTGTGGGTGCGTTGGATTCACTGGTGCTCATCGGGACCTCACAGGGCGCCATGGTCGTTCAGCAGGTGGCTGCCGACCTCAACGCCGACCTCAGCGTCCCCTCGAACACCACCTTCGTCCTGATTGCCGACCCCAACTTCGGGTTGTTCGCACACAACGGCGGCACCTACGTTCCGATCTTCGACTACACGCCCATCACGTTGCCGGAGACCCGTTTCCACACGGTGGTGGTGATCAACCAGTACGACGGGTTCGCCGATCCGATCACTCAGCCCTGGAACATGCTGACGGTGCTCAACGCGGTGATGGGGATCTACTACGTACACGCCGTGGCCCACACCACGGACCTGTCCACCGTCCCCGCGGCGAACATCACCACGACCACGAACAGCCTGGGCGGCACCACGACGACCTACTTCGTGCCCACCAACTTCCTGCCGCTCACAATGCCGTTGCGCCAGTTGGGTGTTCCCAAGGACATCGTCGACAGCATCGACGCTCAGCTGCGGCCGATCATCGATCAGGGCTACGCGCCGCTGCCGTCGACCCAACCGGCAGCATCGTCGGTGACCGCGGCGCTGACACCGACATCGTCGGCGCAGACACCGACAACCCCAAGCACCCCCGCAGGCGCCGGCGCGACCGCCAGGAAGAAAGCGCAGAAGCAGGCGTCATCTCAGGGCGGCTCGTCTGCCGGCGGGTCGAGGGCCACCGGATCCTCGGGCCGCAGCCGGGCGGACTAG